A stretch of the Ornithodoros turicata isolate Travis chromosome 4, ASM3712646v1, whole genome shotgun sequence genome encodes the following:
- the LOC135390918 gene encoding alpha-N-acetylglucosaminidase-like isoform X1 — MRAAKIDWRTSTYFGMLMLLLLALLLHNVSSSPLPGHDDNPQVAHEPYLYPVYNLKPQATVDVQESAVRSLLRRLVPRQEPQFRIRVQPDTKNCTEAFLIEGVGDKVQITATSGVTAAAGLYYYLKSFCGAHVSWSGKQLHTVPDILPLPKKPLTKTLNDKFRYYQNVCTASYSMVWWNWTRWEQEIDWMALNGINLPLAFTAQEEIWRRTYFKFGLRQSDLDTFFTGPAFLAWQRMGNLQGWAGPLPDSWHTQQVTLQHKVLKRMREFGMIPVLPSFAGHVPRAIERLGYKTSRLHWGKFDEKYGSTTFLFPNETLYHNISVTFLREYIKEFGTDHAYSADFFNEMRPPVNTPEFIRSCGRATFEALTAVDTRAVWLMQNWMFVNDKRMWTKDNMKALLTSVPLGRMIVLDLESELNPWYRQASMYFGQPFIWNMLHNFGGVLGMYGMLDAVNTGPFVARSANGSTMIGIGLTPEGIEQNDIIYAFMDENDLRTSPVNVDKWVADYGTRRYGRSNAHVALALRILRHSVYNATQQKNHGRCALTSRPGLRIKNKVWYSPKNVFDAWALLLEAANDSRIASMSTFRYDLVDVTRQSLQLLFERTYHEFVESFHKKSLDRLIELSIRGQQIMLDMEQILASDPHFLLGNWLEDAKRWGTTRKEVGIYEYNARNQISLWGPRGEVLDYAAKQWSGVFKGYYHPRWRLFFQTLVNCLIDRTPFNNTRFREDVFTVEESFTFQSDCYPTQPKGDSVSISEELHRQYMLPPRT, encoded by the exons ATGCGAGCAGCGAAGATAGATTGGAGGACTTCGACATACTTCGGAATGCTAATGCTGCTGCTTCTCGCT ctgttgttgcACAACGTCTCCTCCAGCCCTTTGCCAGGACACGATGACAACCCGCAAG TGGCACACGAGCCGTACCTGTACCCCGTGTACAACCTGAAACCCCAAGCAACTGTAGACGTACAAGAATCTGCCGTGCGTAGCCTTCTGCGGCGGCTCGTCCCTCGTCAAGAGCCCCAGTTTAGAATCCGGGTCCAGCCGGATACAAAAAACTGCACCGAGGCATTTCTG ATAGAAGGCGTAGGTGATAAAGTTCAAATCACTGCCACCAGTGGCGTGACGGCTGCTGCTGGATTGTACTACTATTTAAAATCTTTCTGCGGTGCCCACGTTTCTTGGTCGGGCAAGCAGCTGCACACCGTGCCTGACATTCTCCCTCTGCCTAAGAAACCACTTACAAAGACCCTCAATGATAA GTTCCGCTATTACCAGAACGTTTGTACGGCCAGTTATTCCATGGTATGGTGGAACTGGACCCGTTGGGAGCAGGAAATCGACTGGATGGCACTCAATGGCATCAACTTGCCCCTTGCCTTCACCGCGCAGGAAGAAATATGGCGGAGG ACGTACTTCAAGTTCGGCCTGCGGCAATCTGACCTGGATACCTTCTTCACCGGCCCAGCATTTCTTGCTTG GCAAAGGATGGGAAACCTGCAGGGTTGGGCAGGCCCACTACCAGACTCCTGGCACACACAGCAAGTAACGCTGCAACATAAAGTTCTGAAGCGCATGCGAGAGTTTGGCATGATCCCGGTACTGCCATCTTTTGCGGGCCACGTTCCCAGGGCGATTGAAAG ACTTGGATATAAGACATCGAGGCTACACTGGGGAAAGTTTGATGAGAAATATGGAAG CACGACATTCCTCTTTCCCAACGAAACGTTGTATCACAACATCAGCGTGACATTTCTGCGAGAG TACATTAAAGAGTTTGGCACCGACCACGCTTACAGCGCGGACTTTTTCAACGAAATGAGGCCTCCGGTGAA CACCCCAGAATTTATAAGGTCTTGCGGAAGAGCTACTTTCGAAGCGCTCACGGCGGTGGACACAAGGGCTGTCTG GTTAATGCAGAACTGGATGTTCGTCAACGACAAGAGAATGTGGACAAAGGACAACATGAAGGCTTTGCTCACGAGCGTCCCATTG GGACGAATGATTGTCTTGGATCTAGAGTCGGAGCTCAATCCGTGGTACAGACAAGCATCCATGTATTTTGGGCAACCCTTCATCTGGAATATGCTCCACAATTTCGGAGGCGTCCTTGGCATGTATGGCATGCTCGATGCTGTTAATACG GGCCCGTTCGTAGCTCGAAGCGCCAATGGAAGTACCATGATTGGGATTGGGCTTACGCCCGAAGGGATTGAACAGAACGACATTATATACGCCTTCATGGATGAGAACGACCTGAGGACGTCACCTGTCAATGTAGACAAGTG GGTCGCTGACTATGGGACCAGGAGGTACGGAAGATCCAACGCACACGTCGCACTCGCTTTGCGGATATTGCGG CATTCCGTCTACAATGCCACACAACAAAAGAACCATGGCAGGTGTGCCCTAACCTCTAGACCAGGGCTACGCATCAAGAATAAA GTTTGGTACAGTCCCAAGAATGTCTTTGATGCATGGGCACTTCTCCTGGAAGCAGCGAATGATTCACGCATTGCATCCATGAGCACATTTAG gTACGACCTCGTCGACGTCACTCGCCAGTCCCTCCAGTTACTGTTTGAGAGGACGTACCACGAATTCGTCGAGAGCTTCCACAAGAAATCGCTCGATAGGCTTAT AGAACTTTCGATCAGAGGTCAACAAATTATGCTGGACATGGAGCAAATTCTAGCGTCCGATCCCCATTTTCTGCTAGGAAATTGGTTGGAGGACGCGAAACGTTGGGGAACAACACGAAAG gaggtcGGTATCTACGAATATAACGCACGAAATCAGATCTCCTTATGGGGTCCACGCGGGGAGGTGCTAGACTACGCAGCCAAGCAGTGGTCTGGCGTCTTCAAAGG ATATTACCATCCAAGATGGAGGCTCTTCTTCCAGACGCTGGTGAACTGTTTGATTGACAGGACGCCTTTTAATAACACGCGCTTTCGGGAAGACGTGTTCACTGTTGAGGAATCGTTCACGTTTCAAAGCGACTGCTATCCAACGCAGCCGAAAG GAGACTCCGTTAGCATCAGCGAAGAACTTCATCGACAGTATATGCTCCCTCCACGAACATGA
- the LOC135390918 gene encoding alpha-N-acetylglucosaminidase-like isoform X2: MRAAKIDWRTSTYFGMLMLLLLALLLHNVSSSPLPGHDDNPQAHEPYLYPVYNLKPQATVDVQESAVRSLLRRLVPRQEPQFRIRVQPDTKNCTEAFLIEGVGDKVQITATSGVTAAAGLYYYLKSFCGAHVSWSGKQLHTVPDILPLPKKPLTKTLNDKFRYYQNVCTASYSMVWWNWTRWEQEIDWMALNGINLPLAFTAQEEIWRRTYFKFGLRQSDLDTFFTGPAFLAWQRMGNLQGWAGPLPDSWHTQQVTLQHKVLKRMREFGMIPVLPSFAGHVPRAIERLGYKTSRLHWGKFDEKYGSTTFLFPNETLYHNISVTFLREYIKEFGTDHAYSADFFNEMRPPVNTPEFIRSCGRATFEALTAVDTRAVWLMQNWMFVNDKRMWTKDNMKALLTSVPLGRMIVLDLESELNPWYRQASMYFGQPFIWNMLHNFGGVLGMYGMLDAVNTGPFVARSANGSTMIGIGLTPEGIEQNDIIYAFMDENDLRTSPVNVDKWVADYGTRRYGRSNAHVALALRILRHSVYNATQQKNHGRCALTSRPGLRIKNKVWYSPKNVFDAWALLLEAANDSRIASMSTFRYDLVDVTRQSLQLLFERTYHEFVESFHKKSLDRLIELSIRGQQIMLDMEQILASDPHFLLGNWLEDAKRWGTTRKEVGIYEYNARNQISLWGPRGEVLDYAAKQWSGVFKGYYHPRWRLFFQTLVNCLIDRTPFNNTRFREDVFTVEESFTFQSDCYPTQPKGDSVSISEELHRQYMLPPRT; this comes from the exons ATGCGAGCAGCGAAGATAGATTGGAGGACTTCGACATACTTCGGAATGCTAATGCTGCTGCTTCTCGCT ctgttgttgcACAACGTCTCCTCCAGCCCTTTGCCAGGACACGATGACAACCCGCAAG CACACGAGCCGTACCTGTACCCCGTGTACAACCTGAAACCCCAAGCAACTGTAGACGTACAAGAATCTGCCGTGCGTAGCCTTCTGCGGCGGCTCGTCCCTCGTCAAGAGCCCCAGTTTAGAATCCGGGTCCAGCCGGATACAAAAAACTGCACCGAGGCATTTCTG ATAGAAGGCGTAGGTGATAAAGTTCAAATCACTGCCACCAGTGGCGTGACGGCTGCTGCTGGATTGTACTACTATTTAAAATCTTTCTGCGGTGCCCACGTTTCTTGGTCGGGCAAGCAGCTGCACACCGTGCCTGACATTCTCCCTCTGCCTAAGAAACCACTTACAAAGACCCTCAATGATAA GTTCCGCTATTACCAGAACGTTTGTACGGCCAGTTATTCCATGGTATGGTGGAACTGGACCCGTTGGGAGCAGGAAATCGACTGGATGGCACTCAATGGCATCAACTTGCCCCTTGCCTTCACCGCGCAGGAAGAAATATGGCGGAGG ACGTACTTCAAGTTCGGCCTGCGGCAATCTGACCTGGATACCTTCTTCACCGGCCCAGCATTTCTTGCTTG GCAAAGGATGGGAAACCTGCAGGGTTGGGCAGGCCCACTACCAGACTCCTGGCACACACAGCAAGTAACGCTGCAACATAAAGTTCTGAAGCGCATGCGAGAGTTTGGCATGATCCCGGTACTGCCATCTTTTGCGGGCCACGTTCCCAGGGCGATTGAAAG ACTTGGATATAAGACATCGAGGCTACACTGGGGAAAGTTTGATGAGAAATATGGAAG CACGACATTCCTCTTTCCCAACGAAACGTTGTATCACAACATCAGCGTGACATTTCTGCGAGAG TACATTAAAGAGTTTGGCACCGACCACGCTTACAGCGCGGACTTTTTCAACGAAATGAGGCCTCCGGTGAA CACCCCAGAATTTATAAGGTCTTGCGGAAGAGCTACTTTCGAAGCGCTCACGGCGGTGGACACAAGGGCTGTCTG GTTAATGCAGAACTGGATGTTCGTCAACGACAAGAGAATGTGGACAAAGGACAACATGAAGGCTTTGCTCACGAGCGTCCCATTG GGACGAATGATTGTCTTGGATCTAGAGTCGGAGCTCAATCCGTGGTACAGACAAGCATCCATGTATTTTGGGCAACCCTTCATCTGGAATATGCTCCACAATTTCGGAGGCGTCCTTGGCATGTATGGCATGCTCGATGCTGTTAATACG GGCCCGTTCGTAGCTCGAAGCGCCAATGGAAGTACCATGATTGGGATTGGGCTTACGCCCGAAGGGATTGAACAGAACGACATTATATACGCCTTCATGGATGAGAACGACCTGAGGACGTCACCTGTCAATGTAGACAAGTG GGTCGCTGACTATGGGACCAGGAGGTACGGAAGATCCAACGCACACGTCGCACTCGCTTTGCGGATATTGCGG CATTCCGTCTACAATGCCACACAACAAAAGAACCATGGCAGGTGTGCCCTAACCTCTAGACCAGGGCTACGCATCAAGAATAAA GTTTGGTACAGTCCCAAGAATGTCTTTGATGCATGGGCACTTCTCCTGGAAGCAGCGAATGATTCACGCATTGCATCCATGAGCACATTTAG gTACGACCTCGTCGACGTCACTCGCCAGTCCCTCCAGTTACTGTTTGAGAGGACGTACCACGAATTCGTCGAGAGCTTCCACAAGAAATCGCTCGATAGGCTTAT AGAACTTTCGATCAGAGGTCAACAAATTATGCTGGACATGGAGCAAATTCTAGCGTCCGATCCCCATTTTCTGCTAGGAAATTGGTTGGAGGACGCGAAACGTTGGGGAACAACACGAAAG gaggtcGGTATCTACGAATATAACGCACGAAATCAGATCTCCTTATGGGGTCCACGCGGGGAGGTGCTAGACTACGCAGCCAAGCAGTGGTCTGGCGTCTTCAAAGG ATATTACCATCCAAGATGGAGGCTCTTCTTCCAGACGCTGGTGAACTGTTTGATTGACAGGACGCCTTTTAATAACACGCGCTTTCGGGAAGACGTGTTCACTGTTGAGGAATCGTTCACGTTTCAAAGCGACTGCTATCCAACGCAGCCGAAAG GAGACTCCGTTAGCATCAGCGAAGAACTTCATCGACAGTATATGCTCCCTCCACGAACATGA